One stretch of Candidatus Baltobacteraceae bacterium DNA includes these proteins:
- a CDS encoding restriction endonuclease: MDLEKLDPPTQAMVLAYYTATAPLIAAAIGRVPFKPIYCPNGLGGDIVRGHTIEPFDIKKARWCLHRYAVAFESWTPIEGDPLRARLAHVLMRPIRDATETMVREAARTMRDALLRDRVQSIPVLNGTGITLWIPLAGGPPYANVRGWLHAVVARAMEAQSKLFSTRPVSESKGRIHVWVSSNATNQGCNLPYSLLISDDLLVVTPIAWDELETCANGQFRPDNFEQRLAGVGDRFAEALSAIGQQRLPKSKPAPEFFELRGYVTRGRWLIAAFEVLSDGRPRSAGDIYYEAVKRDLLPAGINKNNMDIQLRTYLRHMLADGRRPRVVQDLDHRWRANHPADDWPVLQPAPRPPLEPVLENLRKFQDGPSEAFEKAVVDVFGWMGFVATHLGGSGMPDGQLDAPLGPAHYRVLVECKSARKPSQTPDVWEASEHKTEYKADYCMLIYPELAGTTRGEQEAKTHGVSIWSIDNLETAAKRALDLWTMRALFEPGIVDDHLEELTWELEHGATRRIRTLADIIASEGWHAQYASASAVGDAPRLTVEAAMFLADARLQVAGSATAATRAEVEAAFAHLCDPLVNVARRLDGVDGAIVIVQ, from the coding sequence ATGGATCTCGAGAAGCTCGATCCGCCGACACAAGCGATGGTGCTCGCGTACTATACGGCGACGGCCCCGCTCATTGCCGCAGCGATCGGACGCGTCCCGTTCAAGCCGATCTATTGCCCGAACGGTCTGGGCGGCGACATCGTCCGCGGGCATACCATCGAACCGTTCGATATCAAGAAGGCCCGATGGTGTTTGCACCGGTACGCGGTGGCGTTCGAGAGCTGGACGCCGATCGAGGGCGATCCGCTGCGCGCGCGACTCGCGCACGTTCTTATGCGGCCGATCCGCGATGCAACCGAAACGATGGTTCGTGAGGCTGCACGCACGATGCGTGATGCGCTGCTGCGCGACCGCGTGCAGTCGATACCGGTGTTGAACGGGACCGGCATCACGCTCTGGATTCCACTCGCGGGCGGCCCGCCGTATGCGAACGTCCGCGGTTGGTTGCATGCGGTCGTCGCGCGCGCGATGGAAGCGCAGTCAAAGCTCTTCTCGACGCGGCCGGTGAGCGAAAGCAAGGGACGCATTCATGTTTGGGTGAGCTCGAATGCGACCAATCAAGGATGCAATCTCCCTTACAGCCTGCTCATCTCCGACGATCTTCTCGTCGTGACGCCGATCGCGTGGGACGAGCTCGAGACATGCGCCAACGGCCAGTTTCGTCCCGACAACTTCGAGCAACGACTCGCCGGTGTGGGCGATCGCTTCGCGGAGGCGCTCTCGGCGATTGGCCAACAGCGCCTCCCGAAGTCGAAGCCAGCACCGGAATTTTTCGAGCTGCGCGGATACGTAACGCGTGGACGCTGGCTGATCGCCGCGTTCGAGGTTCTTTCCGACGGACGTCCGCGGTCGGCAGGCGATATCTACTATGAGGCTGTGAAGCGTGATCTGCTTCCGGCCGGCATCAACAAAAACAACATGGACATTCAACTGCGGACTTACCTGCGACACATGCTTGCGGATGGGCGCCGGCCGCGCGTGGTTCAAGATCTCGACCACCGGTGGCGCGCCAATCATCCCGCAGACGATTGGCCGGTGCTCCAGCCGGCGCCGCGTCCGCCGCTCGAACCAGTGCTCGAGAACCTGCGCAAATTTCAGGACGGCCCTTCCGAAGCATTCGAAAAGGCCGTGGTCGACGTCTTTGGTTGGATGGGATTCGTCGCGACGCATCTCGGCGGTTCGGGAATGCCCGATGGTCAACTCGATGCTCCGCTCGGACCTGCGCACTATCGCGTGCTCGTCGAGTGCAAGAGTGCGAGGAAGCCGTCGCAGACGCCCGACGTTTGGGAAGCCAGCGAGCACAAGACCGAATACAAAGCGGACTACTGCATGCTGATCTATCCGGAGCTTGCCGGAACGACGCGTGGCGAGCAAGAAGCCAAGACACACGGCGTCTCGATCTGGAGCATCGACAATCTCGAAACCGCCGCCAAACGTGCTCTCGATTTGTGGACGATGCGCGCGCTATTCGAGCCGGGGATCGTCGACGATCATCTCGAGGAGCTGACGTGGGAGCTCGAACATGGCGCGACACGCCGCATCCGCACACTTGCCGACATCATCGCGAGCGAAGGATGGCACGCGCAATACGCTTCCGCAAGCGCTGTCGGTGATGCGCCGCGGCTGACCGTCGAAGCGGCGATGTTCTTGGCGGACGCGCGCCTTCAGGTCGCCGGATCGGCAACAGCTGCCACGCGAGCTGAGGTCGAGGCGGCATTCGCGCATCTTTGCGATCCGCTCGTGAATGTGGCGCGACGGTTGGACGGAGTCGATGGCGCGATTGTAATCGTGCAGTAA
- a CDS encoding Xaa-Pro peptidase family protein, with protein MSIKSSLNATTLPFTREEFESRRDRVVQLFDKFGVDVAVISSPVNFYYLTGMHTGVTHYLFVLVLRANGEGLWVVRRTEMSNVHAAAPASWVKDGVPVDDSEDPYLKLSEVLKPLITPKGSVGIEFASPQMTADAYTKIQSALPNVQVKNISGLVESLRAIKSETELAYMRRAGNITGTAMQEALEAVLPGTRDSDLAADLIARAIRLGSGPMSMGPFVTCGLRSFRAHSSWVHEPIRPGELVNTEMATVVARYNTPVFRVSVMGKPSKEVEAFHEASLAGLHAGLQNIKPGMTSHEADSVVRNAITKVGYGDYFTVRAAYGIGVGFPPGWGENNVMNIRPGDERVLEPNMCFHLVPALYKADLGCVCCSMPIRISERGVEPLTHIAPKLFVLGEN; from the coding sequence ATGTCGATTAAAAGTAGCCTCAATGCCACGACATTGCCCTTCACACGCGAGGAGTTTGAGTCGCGCCGCGATCGCGTTGTCCAGCTCTTTGACAAATTCGGAGTAGATGTCGCGGTCATTAGTTCCCCGGTGAACTTCTATTACCTCACCGGTATGCACACGGGGGTGACGCACTATCTCTTCGTCCTTGTCTTGCGGGCGAACGGCGAGGGGCTTTGGGTCGTACGCCGCACGGAGATGAGTAATGTGCATGCAGCTGCTCCTGCGTCGTGGGTGAAGGACGGCGTTCCCGTCGATGACTCCGAGGATCCTTACCTCAAGCTTAGCGAGGTATTAAAGCCGCTCATCACGCCGAAGGGAAGCGTCGGCATTGAGTTTGCCTCGCCGCAGATGACGGCGGATGCCTATACGAAGATCCAATCCGCGCTACCCAACGTGCAGGTGAAAAACATTTCGGGCCTCGTCGAGTCATTGCGTGCGATCAAGTCGGAAACGGAACTTGCATACATGCGACGCGCCGGGAACATAACCGGGACTGCCATGCAGGAAGCGCTCGAGGCCGTGCTGCCGGGAACGCGTGATTCCGATCTCGCTGCTGACCTCATCGCGCGTGCGATTCGCCTGGGCAGCGGGCCGATGTCGATGGGCCCGTTCGTGACGTGCGGCCTACGGAGCTTTCGCGCGCACAGCTCTTGGGTTCACGAACCGATTCGGCCGGGAGAGCTCGTCAACACGGAAATGGCGACTGTTGTCGCCCGCTACAACACTCCCGTGTTCCGTGTGTCGGTAATGGGCAAGCCGAGTAAGGAGGTCGAGGCCTTTCACGAGGCATCGCTCGCTGGGCTGCACGCGGGTTTGCAAAACATCAAACCGGGCATGACCTCGCACGAGGCCGACTCGGTCGTGCGAAATGCAATTACCAAAGTGGGCTACGGCGATTATTTCACGGTCCGAGCCGCCTACGGTATCGGTGTTGGCTTCCCGCCGGGTTGGGGGGAGAACAACGTCATGAACATTAGGCCCGGCGATGAGCGCGTGCTCGAGCCCAATATGTGCTTTCATTTGGTGCCGGCGTTATACAAAGCTGATCTCGGGTGCGTGTGCTGCAGTATGCCCATACGAATTAGCGAGCGTGGTGTCGAGCCGCTAACACACATCGCGCCGAAGCTATTCGTTCTAGGAGAGAATTAG
- a CDS encoding ABC transporter ATP-binding protein: protein MATSPALRVNDLRAAYAHESDVLKGVSLEAYDGEICAIIGPNGAGKSTFLKSLYGELTWITGRAQFNTTDLLHSSPSALTRAGVAYVPQERNVFAGLSIVENIELACATTGKAARNKVRAALDRYPVLREKSKLHAGSLSGGQRQLLALAMALMNDPKLLLLDEPTAGLSPVARSSVFREIRALAKDQRCIVLVEQNAIEALSIADRGYVFVDGRNALSGPANEMLKDPAVRRSFLGNVD from the coding sequence TTGGCAACGTCGCCCGCGCTTAGAGTAAACGATCTGCGCGCCGCCTACGCGCATGAAAGCGACGTGCTCAAAGGCGTGTCGCTCGAAGCGTACGACGGCGAAATCTGCGCCATCATTGGGCCCAATGGCGCTGGCAAGTCAACGTTCCTCAAATCGCTCTATGGTGAGCTGACCTGGATCACCGGGCGCGCCCAGTTCAACACGACGGATTTGCTTCACTCGAGCCCGTCGGCCCTGACGCGCGCCGGCGTCGCCTACGTGCCGCAGGAACGCAATGTGTTCGCGGGCCTTTCAATCGTGGAGAATATCGAGCTCGCGTGCGCGACCACCGGGAAAGCGGCCCGCAATAAGGTACGCGCAGCCTTGGATCGCTACCCGGTCCTTCGTGAAAAATCGAAACTTCATGCCGGCAGTTTATCCGGAGGCCAGCGTCAGCTGCTCGCACTCGCGATGGCATTGATGAACGATCCAAAGCTGCTGCTACTCGATGAGCCGACGGCGGGCCTATCTCCCGTCGCTCGCTCGAGTGTCTTTCGCGAAATACGCGCACTTGCCAAGGATCAACGGTGCATCGTGCTCGTCGAGCAGAACGCAATCGAAGCGCTAAGCATTGCCGATCGCGGATATGTGTTCGTTGATGGGCGCAATGCGCTCAGTGGGCCGGCTAATGAAATGTTGAAAGATCCAGCCGTCAGGAGATCGTTCCTTGGAAATGTCGATTAA
- a CDS encoding ATP-binding cassette domain-containing protein yields the protein MTTAEALQVRSLSKTFGGVRAIANLSIDVGNSAIECIIGPNGAGKSTLLNILSGFIRPDTGEVLYQGRNLCSLRPDQISALGIVRTFQAARPFESLSLLENLLAFGADQPGEHAWRALFGTRKARHRESDLIETANRIADDLRLTPLLLAPSTELSGGQKKLLDLGRALMCDPQLILLDEPVSGVNPALSGEIATAIKTLAAHGYRFVIVEHNMSFVRAISDHVIVLAEGQLLARGSFEDILNNTQVQEAYLGNVARA from the coding sequence ATGACGACAGCGGAAGCGTTGCAGGTTCGGAGCTTGTCCAAGACGTTCGGCGGTGTCAGGGCGATCGCAAATCTGAGTATCGACGTCGGCAATAGCGCGATCGAGTGCATCATCGGGCCGAACGGCGCGGGGAAGAGCACGCTGCTGAATATTCTCAGCGGATTCATTCGTCCCGACACCGGAGAAGTGTTGTACCAAGGGCGCAACCTGTGTTCGCTCCGCCCCGATCAGATCAGCGCGCTCGGTATCGTACGTACCTTCCAGGCCGCACGTCCCTTTGAATCATTATCGCTGCTCGAGAATCTGCTCGCCTTCGGTGCGGACCAGCCGGGAGAGCACGCGTGGCGGGCTCTCTTTGGCACACGTAAGGCGCGCCATCGAGAATCTGATCTGATAGAGACTGCGAACCGCATCGCAGACGATTTGCGACTTACTCCGCTGCTGCTTGCACCATCGACGGAACTCTCAGGCGGACAGAAGAAACTGCTCGATCTGGGACGCGCGCTGATGTGCGATCCACAGCTAATCCTGCTCGACGAGCCGGTCTCCGGCGTGAATCCGGCGCTTAGCGGGGAGATCGCGACTGCAATAAAGACTCTCGCGGCTCATGGTTACCGATTCGTCATCGTCGAGCACAACATGAGCTTCGTGCGCGCCATCAGCGATCACGTGATCGTGCTCGCTGAAGGCCAACTTTTAGCGCGCGGCTCGTTCGAAGACATCTTGAATAACACGCAAGTGCAGGAGGCCTACCTTGGCAACGTCGCCCGCGCTTAG
- a CDS encoding branched-chain amino acid ABC transporter permease yields MIHYLLDVGTYVALMAIVGLSLNLMWGMAGMINLGMIGFFASGAYIAALLTTKLHAGFLQGVLASGIAVALMAGFIGYITWRLRGDYLAVVTLGFSEFIRLIASNEIWLTNGTDGISNITAPFRSSLSPVAFSVAAFSVAGACLLVALLAFQRLCYSPFGRALRAIRDDEEVAWTAGKNSRAMKAKAFAIGGFCSAVAGALYAHFNSYIAPDSFLPLLSLYIVFAVTIGGRGNMLGAIVGTVLIVAFTEGTRFLVNYLTFLQPVQGAALREMTVALSFLLILIYLPRGIFPERMLSWRFAGKPMQ; encoded by the coding sequence ATGATTCACTATTTGCTCGATGTCGGAACCTACGTTGCACTGATGGCGATCGTCGGCCTTTCTTTGAATCTGATGTGGGGCATGGCCGGCATGATCAACCTCGGCATGATCGGGTTCTTTGCGTCCGGGGCTTATATTGCCGCACTCCTTACCACGAAACTACATGCCGGTTTCTTGCAAGGCGTGCTCGCCTCCGGGATTGCGGTCGCGCTCATGGCCGGGTTCATCGGCTACATCACATGGCGCTTACGCGGGGACTATTTAGCGGTCGTCACGCTCGGCTTCTCGGAATTCATTCGGCTGATCGCATCTAACGAAATCTGGCTTACGAACGGCACGGACGGGATCTCGAACATTACCGCGCCGTTTCGCTCGAGCTTGTCGCCGGTCGCGTTCAGCGTCGCAGCGTTTTCGGTCGCCGGCGCCTGCCTCTTGGTTGCGCTTCTTGCATTTCAGCGATTGTGTTACTCGCCATTCGGTCGCGCCCTCCGGGCAATCCGCGACGACGAAGAAGTCGCCTGGACCGCCGGCAAGAATTCACGCGCGATGAAGGCTAAGGCATTCGCAATCGGCGGATTCTGCAGCGCGGTCGCCGGCGCGCTCTACGCACACTTCAACTCGTATATCGCGCCCGACAGTTTTCTGCCGCTCCTCAGCCTCTACATCGTCTTTGCGGTGACGATCGGTGGCCGTGGGAATATGCTGGGCGCAATCGTCGGTACCGTGCTTATCGTCGCGTTTACCGAAGGCACGCGATTCCTCGTGAACTACCTAACGTTTCTGCAACCGGTGCAGGGCGCGGCATTGCGCGAGATGACGGTTGCACTCTCGTTTCTGCTGATCCTGATCTACTTGCCGCGCGGCATCTTCCCCGAACGCATGCTCTCTTGGCGCTTTGCAGGGAAGCCGATGCAATGA
- a CDS encoding branched-chain amino acid ABC transporter permease, whose product MSEAAQLAVNGLMSGSLLMLPAIGFSLIYGVLRFPNFAVASIATIGGFSAYVANVLLHWPLPVSIAFAFLIAGLIGVGSDFLLLRPLRKAGIVAAAIGSLALNIFLENLVRFSFGNDLRGLNVPIMRDVVFLGLHVGRQQVFNVAWAATAAVVLFLLLKNSRIGKQMRAVADNPVLARIQRIDALLVGNITTFIAMGLAGIGGSLLALDTSVDPLLGFRILLPLFAACVIGGIGSFPGAVVGAAIIGIGEEMAAVLWSPAYRTGVGFIAIVITLMIRPSGIFSRQ is encoded by the coding sequence ATGTCTGAGGCTGCGCAGCTCGCAGTCAACGGTTTGATGTCTGGTAGCCTCCTGATGCTGCCCGCCATCGGTTTCTCGCTCATTTACGGTGTGCTGCGCTTCCCCAATTTCGCCGTTGCCTCGATCGCGACGATCGGCGGCTTTTCCGCCTATGTTGCAAACGTTCTCCTCCATTGGCCGTTGCCGGTCTCTATTGCGTTCGCATTTCTCATCGCAGGACTGATCGGCGTTGGATCTGATTTTCTGTTGTTGCGGCCTTTGCGAAAGGCCGGCATCGTCGCCGCCGCCATTGGTTCGCTTGCACTGAACATTTTTCTCGAGAACCTCGTTCGCTTTTCATTCGGAAATGATCTGCGTGGGCTTAATGTTCCGATCATGCGCGACGTCGTGTTTCTTGGGTTGCACGTGGGACGGCAGCAGGTCTTCAACGTCGCGTGGGCAGCAACCGCAGCTGTCGTTCTCTTCCTTCTGCTCAAGAATTCACGCATCGGCAAGCAAATGCGCGCCGTTGCCGACAACCCGGTGCTCGCGCGCATTCAGCGGATCGACGCACTGCTGGTCGGTAACATAACGACGTTCATCGCGATGGGCCTTGCCGGTATCGGCGGCTCACTGCTCGCCCTCGATACGTCCGTCGATCCATTGCTCGGCTTTCGCATCTTGCTTCCGTTATTCGCAGCCTGCGTGATCGGCGGTATCGGCAGCTTTCCCGGCGCTGTCGTCGGAGCGGCGATTATCGGCATCGGCGAAGAGATGGCTGCCGTGCTGTGGTCGCCGGCGTATCGAACCGGCGTCGGCTTCATCGCCATTGTCATCACACTCATGATCCGTCCGAGCGGCATCTTCTCGCGGCAGTAG
- a CDS encoding ABC transporter substrate-binding protein produces MLVDRRQAISSLGALFAAAIPHASLAQSSTIELGALVPLTGSGGSYGPMMAESIKWVLQNVNDASGINGRKLNLTVEDDQTNPDSGVRAARKLIDVNKVVAIMATWASSVTTAVAPLCWESHTFLTTDSGADSITQLPHQGYLIRTEPTTTLIMTKIGNFLADIGVKKAFLISAQTPFAAPAKAVLGKVLASRGGTLLGQVVYDRDKTSFRSEIDLAMKDKPDLIFLDGYTPDVTILLGDLYRAGYDGKKIARGYAVNEKLLSSLPPNVTEGVFTVVPSPEVGSPTYKSLAQHLNVSEVDPYTCEAFDQANLVCLALQKASQPTGTGIRDAIHAVSDPGGTVVYGAVDGIKALRSGTRKIKYSGVSGPCIFNQIGDIVDVKARFEQVHNGKPTLFKIT; encoded by the coding sequence ATGCTAGTAGATCGACGCCAAGCTATTTCGTCGTTGGGCGCATTGTTCGCGGCAGCAATCCCGCACGCGTCGCTTGCGCAAAGCAGCACTATCGAGCTCGGTGCGCTCGTGCCATTAACGGGGAGCGGCGGATCGTACGGACCGATGATGGCGGAATCGATCAAATGGGTCCTCCAGAATGTCAATGATGCGAGTGGTATCAATGGCCGCAAGCTCAACCTCACTGTTGAGGACGATCAGACCAATCCGGACAGCGGTGTGCGCGCTGCACGCAAGCTGATCGATGTCAATAAAGTCGTCGCCATTATGGCGACATGGGCTTCCTCGGTGACGACGGCAGTTGCGCCGCTGTGTTGGGAGAGCCACACCTTCCTCACCACCGACTCCGGTGCCGACAGCATCACGCAGCTCCCGCACCAAGGCTATCTGATCCGCACTGAACCGACGACGACGCTCATCATGACGAAGATCGGTAATTTTCTCGCCGACATCGGCGTCAAGAAAGCGTTTCTGATCTCCGCGCAAACACCGTTTGCCGCGCCTGCAAAGGCCGTTCTTGGCAAAGTACTCGCGAGCCGCGGCGGCACGTTGTTGGGACAAGTCGTCTACGATCGGGACAAGACCAGCTTCCGGTCTGAAATCGATCTCGCGATGAAAGACAAGCCCGACCTTATCTTTTTGGACGGCTACACGCCTGACGTCACGATACTTTTAGGCGATCTCTATCGCGCGGGTTATGACGGCAAGAAGATTGCGCGCGGATATGCCGTCAACGAAAAGCTGCTCTCTTCGCTACCGCCCAATGTAACTGAGGGCGTTTTTACCGTCGTTCCTTCGCCTGAAGTCGGCTCGCCAACATACAAAAGTCTCGCGCAGCACCTCAACGTTTCCGAGGTCGATCCCTACACGTGCGAAGCGTTCGATCAGGCCAACTTGGTGTGTCTTGCGCTGCAGAAAGCATCACAACCGACGGGGACTGGGATCCGCGATGCAATTCACGCCGTTTCTGACCCGGGTGGAACCGTCGTGTACGGCGCCGTCGACGGTATCAAAGCACTCCGCTCGGGGACACGCAAGATCAAGTATTCGGGCGTCAGCGGTCCCTGCATCTTCAATCAGATTGGCGACATCGTTGACGTGAAGGCTCGTTTCGAACAAGTTCATAACGGCAAACCGACGCTTTTCAAAATCACCTAA
- a CDS encoding 3'-5' exonuclease, translating into MERRSGGYAVIDLETTGFDTLRDRIVEVAIVQTDGYVIENRWSSLVNPGRAIPPMAFATHGISDEDVEDAPELWALLPQIEDLVEGRTLVAHHATFDRNFLWTLREPWICTLELARKAYPHAPSHRLGRLVEYLGLRQQLTSERLHRALPDAEATAYLLTACLESLRAA; encoded by the coding sequence GTGGAACGGCGATCTGGCGGCTATGCCGTCATCGATCTCGAGACGACCGGATTCGATACGCTACGCGATCGGATCGTCGAAGTCGCTATCGTCCAAACTGACGGCTACGTGATCGAAAACCGGTGGAGCTCGCTCGTGAACCCGGGCCGCGCCATCCCGCCGATGGCGTTTGCGACGCACGGGATCAGCGATGAAGACGTCGAGGACGCGCCCGAACTGTGGGCACTTCTTCCGCAAATCGAAGACCTTGTCGAGGGTCGCACGCTCGTTGCGCACCATGCAACGTTCGATCGCAATTTTCTGTGGACGCTGCGCGAGCCGTGGATCTGTACGCTCGAACTTGCGCGTAAAGCATATCCGCACGCGCCGAGTCACCGGCTCGGCAGGCTCGTCGAATATCTCGGGCTACGCCAGCAGCTCACATCCGAACGCTTGCATCGCGCACTGCCCGACGCCGAAGCAACTGCGTATTTGCTGACAGCGTGCTTGGAGAGTCTCAGAGCGGCATAG